The DNA window CAGTTTTTCCAGGATCATCGACCCTCAGACAGCCTCACCCGGCGCCTGGGTCTTCGCCCAGGTAAAAATGCCGGCCGATTCCGCTTTCAGGGCTCCTGATGACTCAACCTTTGTAATCAGACTGAATGAAGCTTTTCCGCCTTTCCTGGGAATACTATCCATGAAGTATTGCTCTGTAATCCCATGGGATATAGTGGAAAAAGCAGGCAAGGACTTCCGGAGCCAGCCCTGCGGAACAGGACCTTTCCGTTTTCAGTACTGGAAAGAAGGAGTAAAGCTTGTTTTCAGAAAAAACGACCTGTACTTTGAATACGACACAACAGGGGAGAGGCTGCCTTACCTCGATGCAGTATCTGTCACTTTCCTGATGGATAAACAGGCTGCTTTCCTCGAATTTGTGAAAGGAAACCTGGATTTTCTGTCCGGTCTGGATCCCTCATACAAGGATGAAATACTTACCCCGGGAGGTCAGCTCAATCCCAAATACAACAAACATTGTTATCTCCTGAAAACACCTTACCTAAATAATGAATACCTGGGATTTTTACTTGATACCACTCATGATGCAGGTAAATCAGCCTTCATTAAAAACGTCAAATTCAGAAAGGCTATAAATTACGGATTTGACCGCAAACGCATGATTCGTTATCTCCGAAATAACATTGGAACACCTGGTATTTATGGGATAGTTCCTCCCGGACTGCCTTCTTTTGATACCGGCGCAATGAAGGGATATGATTACCGGCCCGATAGTGTCAGAAAGTTGTTACGTGAAGCTGGAATGGAAGGTAAAAACCCGGAAATAACTCTTTCTACAACATCCGACTACCTTGACCTTTGCCGTTTTATACAACACCAGCTTGGTGAGTTCGGGATCATCACGGAAATCAGCGTGAATCCGCCGGCAACCAATGCCCAGCTTGTTGCAAATTCAAAAGTGCAGTTTTTCCGTGCTTCCTGGATAGCCGATTATCCGGATGCAGAAAACTATCTTTCCCTTTTTTATAGCCGGAATTTTTCTCCTTCGGGCCCTAATTACACGCATTTCACCGATCCTTTATTCGACAGACTTTATGAAACAGCACGAAACACGGTTGATCCCGAACTACGCTATGAACTTTACCAGACAATGAACAGGATCATGATGGAAAAGGCTCCTGTAGTAGTGCTTTATTACGATGAGGTATTGCGTTTCATCCACAACGATTTTATCGGGATAGGAGCCAATCCCATCAATCTCCTCGACCTGAGGAGAGCCAGGAAGATCACAGACTGACCTTCAGTCCGTCGTAACCCAGAAATACATTTTCAGGAAGGCTTTCCGACACAGATGCATGAAGCCCGAGCTGATGACTGATATGAGTAATATAAGCCCTTTCAGGATGTATTTTCTCTATGACTTCCAGCGCTTCCGGCAGGCTGAAATGCGAAACATGAGGTTTCATGCGAAGAGCATTCAGAATAAGAACACGGGTTCCTGATATCTTTTGCATCTCCGCTTCGGGAATACGATTGCAATCAGTGATATATGTCATGTCCCCGATACGGAACCCAAATACCTTGAGATTCATATGATCAACCTCTATAGGGGTTATCAGGGTTTCACCGATATAAAACCCGCGGTTAAATATTTCAATGAGGTTTATCCTTGGGATGCCGGGATAGGCATTTTTCGAGAATACGTAGAAAAAATCCCTTTTAATGTTTTCCAGAGCATCCGCTGAACCGTAAACATCCATGGGGTAGCCACTTACATAGTTATACGCACGCACATCATCCAATCCTGCGATATGATCTTTATGCCCATGGGTTATCAATACTGCATCCAGGAAAGCAACTTTCTCGCGAATCATCTGCTGCCGGAAATCCGGACCGGTGTCGATAACCAGGGTTTTACCATCGGTTTCCACCAATAAACTCGAACGCAATCGGTTATCCCGCAAATCATCGGATTTGCAAACCGTACAATTGCAGGTAATAACAGGAACACCCTGGGAAGTACCGGTACCGAGAAATGTTAAAATCACCGATTTTTTGTTTGTAAAAGTAATGAATATTAAAAATCTTTACCTTTACATCCTTAGTGGTTTTTTAAAAATGATCAAGATCCCTGACTTTATAAAGATTCCCATCGGAAACTTCTATCTCAATAAAGATATTTCCTCTTTGGAAAGGAAAAAGAAAGTCATTAACCTTGATTCCGCCGGATCTGTTGGGATATCTTATTTCCTGGAAAGTGACGAGGATTACCTTGAAATAGCTGAATTCGTGGATTTTTTGCATAAAAAAGGAATTCGCGTTAAAGCTATTGGATATGTGAAAGATAAATTTCTCACAAACCGCTATCTTCCTAAACTCACCTATGATTTTGTTTATGAAAAAGACCTGAACTGGTATGGTAAGCCAGGCGGGATGTACGTCAGGGAATTCCTGAAGAATAACTTCGACGTATTTATCGATTTGAGCAGGGGAGACCTTTATCCTTTAAAATATATTGCAGCAAACAGCAGGGCAGGATTGAAAGTTGGAAGAAACATCCCTTCCAATCGTGCAATCTTCGACCTCATGATATCACAGGAAGAACCTTTCCTGCTAAAACCATTTATTAAGGAAGTAACTCATTATTTAACCATCATTAACAAAAACTGATTATGGTGAATGAAATCAGAGGCACCGGCGTAGCTCTTATTACGCCATTTCACAATTACGGAACCATCGACTTTACCTCACTGGGAAAGATCATTGAGCATGTGATCGAAAACCAGGTGGATTTCATCGTTGCCCTCGGAACCACCAGCGAAGCAGCCACCTTATCGAAAGATGAAAAACAGGCGGTGATGGAGTACATCATTGAAAGCGTTGACGGAAGAGTGCCCATTGTTATGGGAATCGGTGGAAACAATACCCAGGAGATTACTGATAATATTAAATCACAGGATTTTACAGGAATTGCAGCAGTGCTGTCTGTTACTCCCTATTATAACAAACCTCAGCAAAAAGGTTTGTATTATCATTTTAAGAATATTACAACGGCCTGTCCGGTGCCTATCATTTTATATAATGTACCTGGCAGGACTGCCGCCAACCTGACCGCCGAAACCACGCTGAGGCTTGCTTTTGAGTTTGAAACCATCATCGGGGTAAAAGAAGCATCGGGTAACTTCCAGCAGATCATGGAGATCATCCGGGATAAACCCAAAGAATTCGTGGTATATTCCGGCGACGACGCCCTGACCTTTCCTTTGCTTATGCTGGGTGCTGAAGGCGTGATCTCCGTGGTAGCCAACGCTTTTCCCCGGGAGTTTTCCTTTATGGTTACCAACGCCATCCGGGGTAGCAAGAAAAAAGCCAGAGCCGTGCATTACGCACTGCTCGATATCATGAACGCCATCTTTGAAGACGGCAATCCCTCTGGCATCAAAGCTGCCCTGGATATCATGGGAATGTGCGGAAACAACCTGCGCCTGCCGCTTGTCAAAGTTAACAAAGCCACCTATAACAAACTGCAAACCCTGGTGGAAATGCATTCGTTACCAGCTCTCATTGATCTCTAATAATATAACCGTCATGAAATCTATATTGTACTCCTTACTCCTCCTCCTCATCCCTGTTTTTACTTTGTTTTCCCAGGAAACAGATGTTTTTCACGGAAGGCCGGAAGTATTTTTCTCTTTCAACCTTCAAGACAACGAGGAGATAACAATTTTATCAAAAACTGTCTCCATCGACCGTTTCTTCCCGGAAACAGGACAGGGTCAAGCCTATGCCAATAAACAGGAATGGAATGCCTTCCTGGGACTGGATATCCCTTATAAAATTGAAACCCCTCCTTCTATGCAGGTTAAAGACCTGAAGATGAAAGACAACGTTAATATCAGGGAAATATCCGATTGGAATTTTTATCCCACGTACGATGCCTACATAGATATTATGGAACAATTTGCAACTGATTTCCCGGAAATCTGTGAGGTTTTTAGTATAGGGACATCCGTCCAGGGCCGGCAAATCATGATGGCCAGAATTACCGACAATCCCGGCGTCAGGGAGGCAGAACCTCAGTTCCTTTATACCTCATCCATGCACGGGGATGAGCTGACAGGTTATGTCCTGATGCTCCATTTGATCGATCACCTGCTCACTAACTATGGGACTGATCCCAGGATAACCGGACTGATCGACGGGGTGGAGATATGGATCAATCCCCTGGCCAATCCCGACGGCACCTATGCCGGTGGAAACCAAAGCGTTTATGGGGCCACCCGGTATAATTCTCTTGGCGTGGATATCAACCGCAATTTCCCGGATCCAGAAGACGGACCCCATCCCGATGGAAACGAATGGCAGAAGGAAACCGAGGTGTTTATGGCACTTGCCGAAGCCAATCATTTCGTATCCTCGTGCAATATCCATGGTGGAGCTGAAGTATGCAATTATCCATGGGATACCTGGGCCAAACTATCTGCCGATGATAACTGGTGGGTTTATGTTTGTCGCGAATATGCCGACACTGTGCATGAATATGGCCCCCCAGGCTACATGAACTTCATGAATAACGGCATCACCAATGGCTATACATGGTATACGATAAGCGGCGGACGCCAGGATTATATGAATTATTTCCACCAGTGCCGTGAATTTACCCTCGAAATCAGCGATGATAAAACCCCTCCCGCATCGCAGCTAAACAATTTCTGGGAATACAACTACCGCTCATTCCTGAATTATATTGACCAAAACACTTTCGGACTGAGGGGGACAGTAACGGACGCCGACAGCGGTGAACCGCTGGTTGCAGAGGTATTTGTTCTTAATCACGAGGAGGATAGTTCCTGGGTTTATTCTGATGTTGCCAACGGTAACTACCACCGCTTGCTCTTCGAAGGTACCTGGGATGTTCGTTTCAGGGTCCCCGGATATTACCCCCAAACATTTCAGGATGTTATTGTTAACAACAGGGAAGCAACCGTGCTCGATGTACAGATGATCTGGATGTTCTCCGTAACCGATGAGCCTGACCAGGGAAAAATATCCGTTTATCCCAATCCTGTTACCTCGGGATATTTCATTTTAACATCAGAGGATGAAATCGACAGGGTTATTCTCACTACCCTTTCCGGAAAAACCATAAAGGAATGGGAAGGAAATCATTCTAACAGAATTACGCTCAATACAGAAGATATTGCCGAATCAGCCTATATTCTCAGAGTGATCTCGGATAAACGAATGATAACAGGAAAAATTCTGATCAGATAAGCCTCGTAACTGTCTTCTAACCAATTGTGATGCCAATACCCAGGACTATCCTTATCAGGATGAGGAGTCCGAGAGTAATCAATAATGGCGACCAATGCAGGGTGACTTTCTTCTCTTCATCCTCGAAAAAAAGATCGTTGTGTGCACTGTACGTACTCAGTATTGCAACCACAATAACCAGGAAAGAAAGCTCAATAAGTTGATAATAAACACTCATCCTGGGCAGCCAGAAAATAAACAATACCAGGTTTCCGGCCAGATAGGGGAGAAGGACCTGCCCCATGACGAACCTTCTGCGGTTGCTTCGGTCAAGTTGACGATAATATGTATTGGCGGTGATCAAAACTGACCGTGTGGATAGCAATCCTGTAACAACCATAATAACCAGGGCTACAATAGAATAGATCAGCTTACCTGTATCCATGATATAAGACCAAATCACCACGTGCCCGAACCCCATGCTGAATAGTGTCCCAATCAGCAACCCGCCAAAGAAAAGTAAAATCCCATGCATGTAAGCCCAAAAGAAGAACAACTTAACAAACTCAGGATGGTTACGTATGCGACTAAAAATGATAAGAGCTACCAATCCAAGAAATAGCGCCATAACCGGATTTGCAGAAAAGATCAGTTTCACGGGATCGGAATACCATTCATCCCTTTCTACGAGGTAATAATTTTCGTCGTAGCTCATCGTCGTTGAGAACCCGAAGAATGTCGCCGAAATAGCTGCTGTAAGCTGAGAAACATAAAAAATAACCAGGAATGACATCAAAAACATTCCTGTTGAATTCAGAAAAATGATAAGAAGTTCTTTGCGAATGTTCCTGGCCTCCTGGAATTCATTTGCCCACTGTTTAAAATTTTCCCGGTTAAGAGAACGGAAAAAGGCCAATGTCCTTCTTTTGATAAGTTTAAGTAGTATTCTACGGTAACGCTTTGTTTCTTCTTTTTTCTTCTTTTGTTCTTCCAGGAGAAGCGCTTCCTGCATTCTGGCTATATTATCCAGTTCAGGATTGTTAGGATTCTCCACTGGTATCTGATTTTCCAGATAGTGTTTTTCCTCAAGAACACGGGCTTTCATCTCCTTTCGCCGCATAATCTCTTCCTGCCTCATAGCACGATGTTGTTCCAGAGCCTTTCTCCGTATTTCCTTTTTTTCTTGGCGAAGGGCAAGACGCAGAGTTTTCCTTTCCTGCTTTCTAATCTTTCTGACATACCTTAGGTATCTTACCCTGCGGTATATCCTGTACCCAAATCCATATCTCCTTTTCTTTTCCATTACTACCGGCTAAAACAAAAAACCCTTCCGTTCATTACGGAAGGGTAAAGATATATATTATGTCTGTTCGTCATGCTAATGAACAACCATAGATTGCATTTCCCCTGAGGAATATTTTCCTGCATCCAGCTTTTCCTTGACAACAGAAAAGGCATCAATGGTATAATTAACATCCTCAATTGTATGCACTGCAGTTGGAATGAGTCTCAAAAGAATAATCCCTTTGGGCACGACAGGATAGGTAACAATGGAACAGAAGATATTATAGTTTTCCCTTAAATCATGCGTGATCTGAGTAGCTTCGGGAACACCACCGGCAAGAATCACGGGGGTAACCGGTGATTCGGTTTTTCCAAGGTTAAAACCTCTTTCTCTCAGGCCGTTTTGTAATGCATGAACAATTTTCCACAGGTTTTCACGCAATTCCGGCGTTTCCTTTACCAGCTGCAGTCTTTTTAAAGCACCTATTACCATCGGCATAGGAAGGGATTTGGCAAATATCTGGGAACGCATGTTATACATCAGGTGCCAGATAATATCATTCGGTCCGGCGATAAAACCACCAATACCTGCCATGGCCTTGGCAAAAGTCCCAAAATAGAGGTCAACCTGATCCTGAACGCCGTAATGCTCATCCGTGCCTGCCCCGTGAGGGCCCATAGTGCCAAATCCATGAGCATCGTCAACCAAAAGACGGAAATTATATTTGTCTTTCATTTTCACAATCTCTTTCAGATTGCCTAAATCGCCCGACATCCCATACACACCCTCAGTGATCACAAGGATTCCTCCTCCCGTTTCTTCAGTAATCTTTGTGGCTCTTTCCAGTTCTTTTTCGAGGTTCTGCATATCGTTGTGAGGATATACAAAACGCTTTCCGAAGTGAAGACGCATACCGTCAATAATGCAGGCATGGGCTTCCGAATCGTAAACGATCACATCCTTACGATCAACCAGCGAATCAATGATTGAAAGCATGCCCTGGTAACCGTAATTCAGCAGGTATGCCGATTCACGACCGACAAAACTCGCCAGTTCATGCTCAAGCTGCTCGTGATAATTACTCTGCCCCGACATCATTCTCGCTCCCATAGGATAGGCCATACCCCAGCGGGCTGCCGCTTCCGCATCCGCCTTTCTGACCTCTGGATGGTTAGCCAAACCAAGATAATTATTCAGGCTCCAGATCAGCCGTTCCTTACCCATGAAATTCATACGGTTCGATAAATCTCCCTCCAGCTTGGGAAACATGTAATAACCATGCCCATGATTCCGGTATTGTCCAAGAGGCCCGGGCTTTTTAACAATCTTTTCAAATAAATCCACTGTCGTAAGTTTTAAAGTTATGCTGCAAAATTATGAATTCTGATGAATCCCGTTAAACCTTTCCCCGAATTTATCCGTCTTATGATTTTTTTTTCTTTTTTCCGGAAATCAAATGAAACCAAAATATTTACAGTTGATTTTCGTTTTGTTTCCGTCTATTTTGTTAATTTTGCGGGCATGTTTCGAGACAGGTACATCTTTTTGGTATTAATTGTAATTCTGATATTTACATCGTGCAGTAAACATCAGAAAATTATGAAGAGTAGCGATAATGAGCTAAAATATGAGGCCGCTATCGATTATTATGAGCGTGGCGATTATTATCGCGCACTGCAGTTGTTTGAAAGCCTGATGGGTATTTACCGCGGTACAGCCAAAGCCGAACAAATGTATTACTATTATGCATATTGTTATTATAACCAGGATGAGTACCTCCTGGCAAGTTATTATTTCAAGCGCTATGCACAAAGTTATCCAAATGCTGAAAGAGCGGAAGAATGTATGTTTATGAGCGCCTACTGCCAATACCTGCTTTCCCCCAAATTCAGCCTCGACCAGACCGCTACATACGAAGCTATAAAGGAATTGCAATTATTTATCGACTTATTTCCGGCAAGCTCCCGTAAGGAAACCAGTAACCAGCTTATCGACGAACTTCGCGCCAAACTTGAGAAAAAAGATTTTGAGATTGCCAAACAGTACCTCAAAACCGAACATTATCAGGCTGCCATCACCGCTTTCCTGAACCTTACCAAAGATTACCCGGATACAGAAAACAGGGAGGATATTCTTTATTACATCCTCAAATCATATTATTATTATGCTGAAAAAAGCATAGAAGACAAACAACTGGAAAGGTATCAGGCAGCCATTGAGGCATATAACGACCTGATTTACCTTTATCCGGAAACCAGGTATGGAAAAGATGCCGATGGAATGCATCAGGACGCCAGAAAGAAAATTAACAATTAATTTTAATTATACTTCAAAGCATGGTTGATTTTAAAAAGATCAAAACGGAAACCACCGCCGTGACAAGAGACAAGCACCTCTTTTATGAGCAATCGGGGAACCTTTATAAAACGGTTGTAATCCTTTCCAAAAGGGCAAACCAGATCGCCGGAGATATGAAAGAGGAGTTAGGCAGGAAAATCGAGGAATTCGCAACAACCGGAGATAATCTCGAAGAGGTTTTTGAAAACCGGGAGCAGATTGAAATCGCTAAATTCTATGA is part of the Bacteroidota bacterium genome and encodes:
- a CDS encoding ABC transporter substrate-binding protein codes for the protein MIFAKRYHVIILILFLISCSGPKETEDKKTVFRYNEAGGITSLDPAYSRNLANIWACNMLYNGLVEADDSLRIRPAIARSWDISDDGKTYTFHLRQDVFFHDHPMFPEGQGRKVRAGDFVRSFSRIIDPQTASPGAWVFAQVKMPADSAFRAPDDSTFVIRLNEAFPPFLGILSMKYCSVIPWDIVEKAGKDFRSQPCGTGPFRFQYWKEGVKLVFRKNDLYFEYDTTGERLPYLDAVSVTFLMDKQAAFLEFVKGNLDFLSGLDPSYKDEILTPGGQLNPKYNKHCYLLKTPYLNNEYLGFLLDTTHDAGKSAFIKNVKFRKAINYGFDRKRMIRYLRNNIGTPGIYGIVPPGLPSFDTGAMKGYDYRPDSVRKLLREAGMEGKNPEITLSTTSDYLDLCRFIQHQLGEFGIITEISVNPPATNAQLVANSKVQFFRASWIADYPDAENYLSLFYSRNFSPSGPNYTHFTDPLFDRLYETARNTVDPELRYELYQTMNRIMMEKAPVVVLYYDEVLRFIHNDFIGIGANPINLLDLRRARKITD
- a CDS encoding MBL fold metallo-hydrolase, with product MILTFLGTGTSQGVPVITCNCTVCKSDDLRDNRLRSSLLVETDGKTLVIDTGPDFRQQMIREKVAFLDAVLITHGHKDHIAGLDDVRAYNYVSGYPMDVYGSADALENIKRDFFYVFSKNAYPGIPRINLIEIFNRGFYIGETLITPIEVDHMNLKVFGFRIGDMTYITDCNRIPEAEMQKISGTRVLILNALRMKPHVSHFSLPEALEVIEKIHPERAYITHISHQLGLHASVSESLPENVFLGYDGLKVSL
- the dapA gene encoding 4-hydroxy-tetrahydrodipicolinate synthase, producing MVNEIRGTGVALITPFHNYGTIDFTSLGKIIEHVIENQVDFIVALGTTSEAATLSKDEKQAVMEYIIESVDGRVPIVMGIGGNNTQEITDNIKSQDFTGIAAVLSVTPYYNKPQQKGLYYHFKNITTACPVPIILYNVPGRTAANLTAETTLRLAFEFETIIGVKEASGNFQQIMEIIRDKPKEFVVYSGDDALTFPLLMLGAEGVISVVANAFPREFSFMVTNAIRGSKKKARAVHYALLDIMNAIFEDGNPSGIKAALDIMGMCGNNLRLPLVKVNKATYNKLQTLVEMHSLPALIDL
- a CDS encoding carboxypeptidase regulatory-like domain-containing protein — protein: MKSILYSLLLLLIPVFTLFSQETDVFHGRPEVFFSFNLQDNEEITILSKTVSIDRFFPETGQGQAYANKQEWNAFLGLDIPYKIETPPSMQVKDLKMKDNVNIREISDWNFYPTYDAYIDIMEQFATDFPEICEVFSIGTSVQGRQIMMARITDNPGVREAEPQFLYTSSMHGDELTGYVLMLHLIDHLLTNYGTDPRITGLIDGVEIWINPLANPDGTYAGGNQSVYGATRYNSLGVDINRNFPDPEDGPHPDGNEWQKETEVFMALAEANHFVSSCNIHGGAEVCNYPWDTWAKLSADDNWWVYVCREYADTVHEYGPPGYMNFMNNGITNGYTWYTISGGRQDYMNYFHQCREFTLEISDDKTPPASQLNNFWEYNYRSFLNYIDQNTFGLRGTVTDADSGEPLVAEVFVLNHEEDSSWVYSDVANGNYHRLLFEGTWDVRFRVPGYYPQTFQDVIVNNREATVLDVQMIWMFSVTDEPDQGKISVYPNPVTSGYFILTSEDEIDRVILTTLSGKTIKEWEGNHSNRITLNTEDIAESAYILRVISDKRMITGKILIR
- a CDS encoding aminotransferase class I/II-fold pyridoxal phosphate-dependent enzyme: MDLFEKIVKKPGPLGQYRNHGHGYYMFPKLEGDLSNRMNFMGKERLIWSLNNYLGLANHPEVRKADAEAAARWGMAYPMGARMMSGQSNYHEQLEHELASFVGRESAYLLNYGYQGMLSIIDSLVDRKDVIVYDSEAHACIIDGMRLHFGKRFVYPHNDMQNLEKELERATKITEETGGGILVITEGVYGMSGDLGNLKEIVKMKDKYNFRLLVDDAHGFGTMGPHGAGTDEHYGVQDQVDLYFGTFAKAMAGIGGFIAGPNDIIWHLMYNMRSQIFAKSLPMPMVIGALKRLQLVKETPELRENLWKIVHALQNGLRERGFNLGKTESPVTPVILAGGVPEATQITHDLRENYNIFCSIVTYPVVPKGIILLRLIPTAVHTIEDVNYTIDAFSVVKEKLDAGKYSSGEMQSMVVH
- the bamD gene encoding outer membrane protein assembly factor BamD, producing the protein MFRDRYIFLVLIVILIFTSCSKHQKIMKSSDNELKYEAAIDYYERGDYYRALQLFESLMGIYRGTAKAEQMYYYYAYCYYNQDEYLLASYYFKRYAQSYPNAERAEECMFMSAYCQYLLSPKFSLDQTATYEAIKELQLFIDLFPASSRKETSNQLIDELRAKLEKKDFEIAKQYLKTEHYQAAITAFLNLTKDYPDTENREDILYYILKSYYYYAEKSIEDKQLERYQAAIEAYNDLIYLYPETRYGKDADGMHQDARKKINN
- a CDS encoding DNA-directed RNA polymerase subunit omega, which codes for MVDFKKIKTETTAVTRDKHLFYEQSGNLYKTVVILSKRANQIAGDMKEELGRKIEEFATTGDNLEEVFENREQIEIAKFYERLPKPTLLAIQEFLDKKVYFRDPHQDKTEIKPE